GCTGGCATGAGTTTTTCTCAGGCAGACTTTTTAAGAAGAGCAATAAGCAAAAAAGACGAATTTAAAATAAAACAATATAAACAAATGTTTGTTGCTGGTGCATTAAATAATGGGCTTAAAATTTCCCAAATCAATTCAATTTACAATAATATTGAGCGTTTTGCCGAATATGGATTTAATAAGTCACACGCTGTTGCTTATGCTTATTTAACAATGAAAATGGCATATTATAAAACAAAATATCCATTGTACTTTTATTCAGCTTTGATTAGTTCAAACCGTAATTCGCAAGCTAAAATTTCAAGTATTGTTGATGAAATTAAAAATAAAGGTATTAAAGTTAATTCACCTGATATTCACTATTCGCAAATGAGTGCAACAATTGTAGATAATGAAATATATCTTCCTTTTGATGTAATAAAAGGATTTGGGACTGAAGGCGTAAACAAAATACTAAATGAACGCAAAAATAATGGTGAATTTAGCTCTAACTTGAATGAAACAATACTTAGATTGCGTTTTGCAGGTATTACAGAAAGCATGATTGAAACATTAACAAAGGCTAATGTTTTTCGTAAATATGGCAATGTAAAATACATTGAAAATTCCCTTACAGCAATATTTGAATGCTATAAATTATTTGCAAAAAAAACATGGCTGGATTCTAAACAAACAATTATTGATTTAGGATATCTAGATTTGAATCATGATTTAGTTGAACAAGATATTGATTATGAAGCAAAAAATGAAATTAGTTTACTAGGTCAAATATACAATGCATTCAATACTGCTAAATATAAAAATGATTCAGGTTTTAAATTATTAACGCTGCCAGTTGGAAGCACTGAATTTATAGTGACAAATGTAAAAGCAATAAGAAAACTAAACCAAAAGCCATTCTTTGTAATAGAATTAAATGATGATACTAAAACTCAAGCATTTTTTATTAATAATTTTGCTTGAAATTTGTGAAGTCCGCTAAAAAGTGGTGATGTAATTAAAGCACAAATAAAAAATGATAAAGGTAAATTAAAATTATTATCATACAAAGAAATTTAGGAGAAAAATGAATAAATTATTATTAATAGATGGGAATTTTATGATGTTTCAATCATTTTATGCGTCATATTATCCCGAAAAAGCAATAACTATGAAAGATGATAATAATCGCAACACAAATGCTGTTCATGTGTTTTTTATGTCGCTTTTTAATTTAATAAATTTTGTTAAGCCAACACATATTTTTATTGCATTTGATGCTCATGGAAAAACCAAGCGTCATGAACTTTATTCAGAATACAAAGCAGGTAGAAAACAAACTCCAATTGAAATATTTGACCAATTCATTATTACTAAAGAAATATTAGATTCACTAAATATTACTTGATTTGAAAAGGTTGGTGACGAGGGTGATGATATTATCGCAACTGTCGCTAACCAAAACAAAAATATTAAAAAAATAATTTATTCAAGAGACCAAGACCTTTTACAACTTGTAGACAACAACACATCAGTTTTACATAAGTCGGGCGCAGGATTTATTTATTATAGTCCGTGAAATTTTGAACAAAAATTCAAAATAAAACCCCATTTAATTCCAGATTTCAAAGGACTCGCGGGCGACAAATCTGACAATATTAAAGGTGTAATTGGAATAGGAGAAATTGGGGCAACTAAATTAATAAATAAATATGGAAGCATTGAAAATATTTATCAAAACATCAATAATATTAATGGCTCAATCAAAAATAAATTAATTAAAGGTAAAAACGACGCAATGTTTTGCAAACATTTAGCCACATTGAATAAAAACATAGAAATTGATTTTGATTTTAATGATTTTTCAGTTGCTAATATTGCTTTTAAAAATGGCTTTGTCAAAATGAGTGAATTTAAACTTAATTCAGTAATTAAAAAATGGAAGAAATTAACTAGTGAATCATAATTAGGTGTTCACATATGGAAAAATGTGGATTGTTTTTTTTTTTTTTTTTTGTTTTTGGGCAGTTGCAACTGCGCCCGCGATCTTATTATTAGAATTAAATTAAATATTAAATTATTATAAGGGGTTATATTAATGAAGAAAAAAATAGGGTTCTTACTAAGTTCGTGCATGTCAGTTTCGGCTTTGCCACTTTTTGCTGCTGCATGTAAAAATGAGCAAGCAAATGGAGGCAAACAAGAAGAAATTGATGTAAACACACTATTTAAAATTTCGCTGCCTAAAAACACTGAGAAAAAACCAAGTGAATTAAAACCCGAAGATATTGTTGTTGAAATCTTAAACAATGATATTAATGTAGAAATTCAAAAAGTTGAATTTAAAGAGGGCAAAGGTGTCTTAGTATCTTATTTAGCAACCAACTCAAAAACAAATAAGATAGTAGATGAAAAAACAATAACTCTTGAGGTCACTACTAAAAAAGACCAAGTAGAAACTAAAGAAGATAAAAAATATGCCAATTTAATAACCATTAGTGTCGATGAAAATACAAAACAAAAAACTGCTGATAAAGTTACTAAAGAAGATATCAAGTTAGAAGTTGCACAAGGTGAAAACTTTAAAGCAGAAGTCATTGGTGTTAATGTACAAAAAAATAATAGAACAGTCATTGATGTAAAAATCAAAATAACAGATAATCAGACATCAAAAGAAATAACCAAAACTCTTGAAGGATTCGTGCAGGCATTGCCAGAAAAAATACTAAAAGGATACGAAGTTTTTAAAGATATAGCAATAGTAAATGACGATAAAGCCTATGATTGATTAAAAAATGCTACTGATGGCACAAAAATTTATTATGACTTTAGAAAACAAAAATTTTTTACTGGGTTAAAAGAAAAAGATAAACCTGAAAATCCAGAAATTTTTGCTATTTTAGAAACAAAAGAAGCTCCTGACTGAGGTATTGAAACCTCAACTCCTGATGCTAGACAAGATGATAATAGTTTTAAAGGAACTGCTTTATTAGTAAAACAAGACACAAAGATCGGAATAAAATTTAGAATCAGTCAATGAAATAATAAAATTAAAAAAGCAACATACTTTGATGAAGTTGCAACGTCAAACCTAATTACTATTGATAGAATAACTCAAAATGATCTTAATAAAATTGCAAGCGAAGTTGTATTTGACTACCCGGATAAAGAAAGTGTTTTAGTTAATAATGTAGAACAATCAAAAATAACTAATAATATCAAAGAAAACTACACTATTGAAATATCTGCAATACAAAAAGTTCTGGAACAAAACAAATTAGTTGTAAACTATAAAGTTAAATATTCTAAGGATGGCAGAGAAGTAGAAAGTGATATTCAAACAAAAGAAATATTAGGTTTTAAAGTGGATGATTTTTCAAGCATGTTCGTAGGTCTAGAATTCACTGTAGAATCAAAAGAAACTAAATTACCATCTGAGGTAAAAAATGAAGAAATTAAAGCAGTTGATAGTGATTTAAAAGAATTTAAGTTTGCTGATAATATAACAAAAGAAGTTAAAATTAAAGAAAATTCAGCTGATGATTATAGAGGATTATTAACTGTTGTTTTTAAAGCAACCAGAAACTCTGATAATAGTGTGTTTGAAAAAGAGTACAACATTGACGGATTAAAGACCAAAAATATAAATCTTGATGAAGTGATTCAAAATTTTGGTGATCTAAAGATTAAAAATGAAATAAATAAATCTGAAACATATGCTTCAGCAATTTCAAAAAGTGATTTTATATTTGGCGATTATGACAAAGATTTAGTTTCTATACTAATTAGCTCAATGAAAGTTAGTGAGTCGGATTCAACAAAATTAATTGTTACATTACAATTTAGCGATAAAACCAAAGAAAGCAATACTAAGACAAAAGAATATGAAATAACAGGATTTAAAAAAATAGATACACCAACAAACAGAAATATCCACTTAAATGCATTGGCGATGCAAGGGACATTATTTGCTTTTGAAGATACATCAAAAAACCGTGAAGAAATATTAGCCTACTTAAAAAATACAAATAATAAGCTTAAGAAAATGCTTAAAATTGATCATAGTTTTGTAAAAGGGATAGATAAAGAATTTTATAAAGGAAAAAATGTTAAATTTATTACTTTGAATGAATCCCTTGAAGATAAAAAGGTAGTTGTTAACACAAATGGAACAAGCTCTAAAAGAAACATTGGATATAATTCAGAGAAAAATTTGGGCATCAAGATAGAATTAGAAGACAATAAAGTTGTTCTTAAGTTTAGACTAGATACTAAAAAAACCGAAAAAGGTGATACAGTTATTGATGAAAATGGCCAAGTATTCACTCAAGTTTTATTCACTATTCAATAATTATTTAACACAAGGTGCGCCTTGTGTTTTTCAATATTCATATTTTTGCTAAAACACTCATTTTATGGAAAAATATGAATTGTTTTTTTTTTTTTTTTGATTTAGCAAATTTACGATTTTTTAACTATTCTAATTATTAAAATAAAAAATATATAGATTAAATCTAAATAGGAGAAATATTCATAATGAAGAAAAAATTAGGGTTCTTACTAACCTCGTGTATGACAGTATCGGCACTACCGCTTTTTGCTGCTGCATGTAAAAATGAAAATAAACAAACCAAGGAAGATGAAGCTGAAATTGATGTAAACACACTATTTAAAATTTCGCTGCCTAAAAATTCAAACAAAAAACCAAGTGAATTAAAACCTGAAGACATTGTTGTTGAAATCTTAAACAATGATATTAATGTAGAAATTAAAAAAGTCGAATTTAAAGAAGGCAAGGGTGTTTTAGTATCTTATTTAGCAACCAACTCAAAAACAAATAAGATAGTAGATGAAAAAACTATAACTCTTGAGCTGACTACTAAAAAAGACCAAGAACCTAAACAAGATAAAAAATATGATGATTTCGTAACAGTTAGCGTTGAAGATAAAACAAAGAAAAAATCTTCTGATGAAGTAACAAAAGAAGATATTAAGATTTCTATTAAAGAAGGTGAAACATTTAAAGCAACAGTAGAAAGCGTAAGTGTTCCTAAAAAACAATTAGATTCAGTTAATGTAAAAATTAAAATAGTTGATGGAGAAGTCACTAAACATATTTATAAAAAAATAGAAGGATTTGTTAAAGCATATCCAAAAGAAGTTAAAGATGGGTATACTAAATTTAAGGATTTAAAAATTGTTGATGATTCAAAAGCTCACGAGTGATTAAACAAAAACAATAGTGAAACAGTTATTTATTATGACCGTGAGTCAGGTAAATTCTTTGTATCAAAACCTAAAACAGAAGATAATAATGATAATTTAGCTATTTTTCAGGTTAAATCAAAACCAAAAAATACTATTGAAACAGTAGCTCCTAAAGGTTCTATAAAAGATAATGTTAATGAAGAATCATATAAAGCAACCGCTCTTCTAATAAAAGAAGGAGAAAAAGTCGGTATTAAATTTAGAATTAGTTTATATGACCATAAAACAAAAAAACCTATTTTTTATGAAAAAGTTGAAACATCAAATCTGCTAGAAATAGGTAAAGCAAAAATCTCTAAACCTATAACTCCGGAATCGGGTAAAAATGACATACAAGGTGATCAACCACCAGTAGAAAATAATGGTTTATCAGAAAAAGATAAAGACGCAACAAAAGACAAACCTGCTGAAACCGAGAAAAAAGACAATCCAGACAAAAAAGTGGATTCTGGCACTAATGAAGCTCTAAAAGAGAAAGAAAACCCAGCAACTCCTAGTACATCCCCAACTAATAGTGAAACAAATGAAGATACCGATGATAAAAATAAAACCGAAACAAACCAAAGTGAAAATCAAGATGCTCCTAAAACTGAAGCAGACAAAAAAGAAACCCCAAATAGTACAACAAATGAAACAATAAATAAAGAAGGTACAACATCACCAAATTCGAATACATCGGATAATAATTCTGAACAGCCTTTAAATAATGAAAAACCTAAAGAAGAAGCTCAAAAAGATCCTAAGGCTAGTGAATCGAGTTCAAGCGGAAAATACGATGATAATAAAGATAATCCTATTGATAAAACTGAAAAAGAAATATCAACTAAACCTGAAACCGATCCTTCAAATAGTGAAATACCAAAAGAAAATAAAGATAACTTAATAGAGGAAAAATCCAAAGAATTTCCAATTCCAGAGCTTTATAAAGCATCTGAGAGCGGAGTGGTTTTTATTTTAAATAACGGCGCTAATAAAAAGTCATTATTAGAATCTCTTGAAGGTGTAAATAATAACCGAATCGTTATTGAAAATGGTGTATTAAAAATTCCTCTAAAAAATAATAAGAAAAAAACCATTAATGACATATCAATTACCGAGTCTATAAACCCTGAATTAAGAAAAAAGATTAACACACATAAAAAAAATAAAACAGATGCTAATATCGGCTATAAATTT
The genomic region above belongs to Mycoplasmopsis bovigenitalium and contains:
- a CDS encoding lipoprotein 17-related variable surface protein, yielding MKKKIGFLLSSCMSVSALPLFAAACKNEQANGGKQEEIDVNTLFKISLPKNTEKKPSELKPEDIVVEILNNDINVEIQKVEFKEGKGVLVSYLATNSKTNKIVDEKTITLEVTTKKDQVETKEDKKYANLITISVDENTKQKTADKVTKEDIKLEVAQGENFKAEVIGVNVQKNNRTVIDVKIKITDNQTSKEITKTLEGFVQALPEKILKGYEVFKDIAIVNDDKAYDWLKNATDGTKIYYDFRKQKFFTGLKEKDKPENPEIFAILETKEAPDWGIETSTPDARQDDNSFKGTALLVKQDTKIGIKFRISQWNNKIKKATYFDEVATSNLITIDRITQNDLNKIASEVVFDYPDKESVLVNNVEQSKITNNIKENYTIEISAIQKVLEQNKLVVNYKVKYSKDGREVESDIQTKEILGFKVDDFSSMFVGLEFTVESKETKLPSEVKNEEIKAVDSDLKEFKFADNITKEVKIKENSADDYRGLLTVVFKATRNSDNSVFEKEYNIDGLKTKNINLDEVIQNFGDLKIKNEINKSETYASAISKSDFIFGDYDKDLVSILISSMKVSESDSTKLIVTLQFSDKTKESNTKTKEYEITGFKKIDTPTNRNIHLNALAMQGTLFAFEDTSKNREEILAYLKNTNNKLKKMLKIDHSFVKGIDKEFYKGKNVKFITLNESLEDKKVVVNTNGTSSKRNIGYNSEKNLGIKIELEDNKVVLKFRLDTKKTEKGDTVIDENGQVFTQVLFTIQ
- a CDS encoding 5'-3' exonuclease, whose product is MNKLLLIDGNFMMFQSFYASYYPEKAITMKDDNNRNTNAVHVFFMSLFNLINFVKPTHIFIAFDAHGKTKRHELYSEYKAGRKQTPIEIFDQFIITKEILDSLNITWFEKVGDEGDDIIATVANQNKNIKKIIYSRDQDLLQLVDNNTSVLHKSGAGFIYYSPWNFEQKFKIKPHLIPDFKGLAGDKSDNIKGVIGIGEIGATKLINKYGSIENIYQNINNINGSIKNKLIKGKNDAMFCKHLATLNKNIEIDFDFNDFSVANIAFKNGFVKMSEFKLNSVIKKWKKLTSES